Proteins from one Vitis riparia cultivar Riparia Gloire de Montpellier isolate 1030 unplaced genomic scaffold, EGFV_Vit.rip_1.0 scaffold669_pilon_pilon, whole genome shotgun sequence genomic window:
- the LOC117910245 gene encoding glutamate receptor 2.7-like, whose translation MRRNLTQILISLLFFLFPTIFFIEKGMAQNTTIPVKVGVVLDLDTWVGKMGLSCISMALSDFYASHGHYKTRVVTKVRDSKRDVVSAAAAAVDLLQNEEVEAIIGPGSSMQANFMIGLGSKARVPIISFSATSPSLSSLQSQYFIRATLNDSAQVPAIRAIVQAFGWRAVVLIYVDNEYGNGVIPSLTSALLEVDAHVTYWSPIHPSVTDDQLVEELHKLMRMPTRVFIVHMLTPLGYRLFTKANEAGMMEEGYVWILTDGITDFLSTLNASAIDSMQGVLGVKPHVPRTKELESFKIRWKKKIQEEYPTNEISELNIFGFWAYDAACALAMAVEKLGAGNFSLQKTNISRDSTGFESIRVSPVGPNILHSLLSTRFRGLSGDFQIGDGQLRTSAFHIVNVIGEGERGVGFWTPENGIVRRSNSTSKANLRAITWPGESPSVPKGWVLPTNGKKLKIGVPVKEGFSEFVKVTRDPITNTTNITGYCIAIFENVMETLPYAVPYEYVPFETPDGKAAGSYDELISQVYFQKYDAVVGDTTILANRSLYVDFTLPYTESGVSMIVPIINNRSKNAWVFLKPLTWDLWVTSACFFVFIGFVIWTLEHRINEDFRGPRSHQVGTIFWFSFSTLVFAQRERIVSNLAWFVMII comes from the exons ATGAGAAGGAACCTTACCCAAATCCTTATCTCTCTCTTGTTCTTTCTCTTTCCCACGATTTTCTTCATAGAAAAGGGCATGGCACAGAACACAACAATCCCAGTTAAAGTGGGAGTGGTTCTGGACTTGGATACATGGGTTGGGAAGATGGGGTTGAGCTGCATCTCCATGGCCCTCTCAGACTTCTATGCCTCTCATGGCCACTACAAAACCAGGGTGGTTACAAAAGTCAGAGATTCCAAAAGAGATGTTGTTAGTGCAGCTGCAGCAG CTGTTGACCTCTTGCAAAATGAGGAAGTGGAAGCCATAATAGGGCCGGGATCATCGATGCAGGCCAACTTCATGATCGGTCTTGGAAGCAAAGCTCGGGTGCCCATCATTTCATTTTCTGCAACAAGTCCCTCTCTTTCTTCGCTTCagagtcaatattttatccGAGCTACCCTAAATGACTCAGCTCAAGTACCGGCAATAAGGGCAATAGTCCAGGCCTTTGGATGGAGAGCAGTTGTGCTTATTTACGTTGACAACGAGTATGGCAATGGAGTCATACCGTCTCTGACTAGTGCCTTGCTGGAGGTGGACGCTCATGTGACCTACTGGAGCCCCATTCATCCATCAGTAACTGACGATCAACTTGTTGAAGAACTTCACAAGTTGATGAGGATGCCAACTAGAGTTTTCATTGTGCATATGCTTACGCCTCTTGGCTACCGGCTTTTTACCAAAGCAAATGAGGCTGGAATGATGGAAGAAGGCTATGTTTGGATACTAACTGATGGGATAACCGACTTCTTGAGTACTTTGAACGCTTCAGCCATTGATTCGATGCAAGGGGTGTTGGGCGTCAAGCCCCATGTTCCAAGAACCAAAGAGcttgaaagttttaaaatcagatggaaaaagaaaatacaagaagaATATCCAACCAATGAAATCTCTGAGCTGAATATTTTTGGATTCTGGGCCTACGATGCTGCTTGTGCGCTAGCCATGGCAGTTGAAAAACTTGGCGCGGGAAACTTCAGCCTCCAAAAGACTAACATTTCCAGAGATTCAACCGGTTTTGAGAGTATTAGAGTTTCCCCAGTTGGTCCAAATATTCTCCATTCACTATTAAGTACTCGATTTAGAGGCCTTAGCGGAGATTTTCAAATTGGAGATGGGCAACTACGCACATCAGCTTTCCATATAGTTAATGTGATTGGTGAAGGGGAAAGAGGGGTTGGATTTTGGACACCAGAGAATGGAATTGTAAGAAGATCGAATTCTACTTCTAAGGCCAATCTAAGAGCCATTACATGGCCAGGAGAATCTCCTTCTGTTCCTAAAGGTTGGGTGCTTCCTACCAACGGAAAGAAGTTGAAGATAGGAGTTCCAGTGAAGGAGGGTTTTAGTGAATTTGTGAAGGTGACGCGAGATCCTATCACTAATACAACAAATATCACTGGTTACTGTATTGCTATCTTCGAAAACGTAATGGAAACATTACCATATGCTGTTCCTTACGAATACGTTCCCTTCGAGACACCTGATGGAAAGGCTGCTGGTAGCTATGATGAATTGATATCTCAAGTATATTTTCAG AAGTATGACGCTGTGGTGGGAGATACTACGATTCTAGCGAACAGGTCCTTGTATGTAGACTTTACACTACCTTACACCGAGTCTGGCGTATCAATGATCGTGCCCATCATCAATAACAGAAGTAAAAATGCATGGGTCTTTCTGAAGCCATTAACTTGGGACCTTTGGGTGACAAGCGCTTGTTTCTTTGTCTTCATTGGCTTTGTGATTTGGACCCTTGAACATCGAATAAATGAAGATTTCAGAGGGCCTCGTTCACATCAAGTTGGCACAATCTTCTGGTTCTCCTTCTCAACATTGGTGTTTGCTCAGA gGGAGAGAATTGTCAGCAACTTGGCTTGGTTCGTGATGATCATATAG